One window from the genome of Proteiniborus sp. DW1 encodes:
- a CDS encoding P-II family nitrogen regulator produces the protein MNDNKFDLIITIVNKGHSIDVINAAKEARAEGGTVISGRGSGIHEVAKLFGFLMEPEKEIVLSLVDVSKTEQVLQAISDKVGINKPGKGIAFVIDVKKAVGISHYLNNN, from the coding sequence ATGAATGATAATAAATTCGATTTAATAATAACTATTGTCAATAAAGGCCACTCGATAGATGTAATAAATGCTGCCAAAGAAGCTAGGGCTGAAGGCGGAACTGTTATTAGTGGTAGGGGTTCTGGAATACATGAAGTTGCAAAGCTCTTTGGCTTTCTTATGGAACCAGAAAAGGAAATTGTATTGAGCCTTGTAGATGTTAGTAAAACAGAGCAGGTACTACAAGCTATTTCAGATAAGGTTGGTATAAACAAACCTGGTAAGGGCATTGCATTTGTCATAGATGTAAAAAAAGCTGTGGGAATAAGCCATTATCTTAATAATAACTAA
- a CDS encoding coenzyme F420-0:L-glutamate ligase, with protein sequence MERMVGTVVRGIRTPIFREGDNISDMVVDSILKASEVEGFSINDRDIIAITESIVARTQGNYATIDAISKDVYSKFGDDAIGVIFPILSRNRFAICLRGIAKKAKKIVLMLQYPSDEVGNHLVNIDLLDEKGVNPWTDVLTENEFRNYFGYIKHTFTGVDYIDYYKSIIEEYDTECEIIFSNNPKTILNYTTSVLVCDIHSRARTKRILKANGGVKIYGLDDILTSSIDGSGYNETYGLLGSNKATEESIKLFPRDCQLVVDSIQARLKEKTGKTVEVMVYGDGAFKDPVGKIWELADPVVSPAYTKGLEGTPNEIKLKYLADNNFAHLKGEELKKAISEHIKNKESNLVGAMEAQGTTPRRLTDLIGSLCDLTSGSGDKGTPVVYIQGYFDNYTK encoded by the coding sequence ATGGAAAGAATGGTCGGAACTGTTGTTAGAGGTATACGTACTCCTATATTTAGAGAAGGGGACAATATATCAGATATGGTTGTAGACAGTATCTTAAAGGCTTCAGAAGTAGAAGGCTTTTCAATAAATGATAGAGATATAATCGCTATAACTGAGTCAATAGTTGCCCGCACTCAAGGTAACTACGCAACTATTGACGCTATTTCTAAAGATGTATACTCAAAGTTCGGAGATGATGCTATTGGTGTTATATTTCCTATTTTAAGCCGTAATCGTTTTGCAATCTGTCTTCGTGGTATTGCTAAAAAAGCTAAGAAAATTGTACTAATGCTTCAGTATCCATCAGATGAAGTAGGTAACCACTTAGTAAATATAGACTTGCTCGATGAAAAAGGTGTAAATCCATGGACTGACGTATTAACTGAAAACGAGTTTCGTAACTATTTTGGCTATATCAAACATACTTTCACTGGTGTTGACTATATAGATTATTATAAATCAATAATTGAAGAATATGATACTGAATGTGAAATTATTTTCTCTAATAATCCAAAGACTATCTTAAACTACACAACAAGTGTTCTTGTCTGTGATATTCATTCAAGAGCTAGGACAAAAAGAATATTAAAAGCAAACGGTGGAGTAAAGATTTATGGGCTTGATGATATACTAACATCTTCTATTGATGGCAGTGGATACAATGAAACTTATGGTCTTTTAGGTTCAAATAAAGCAACAGAAGAAAGTATCAAGCTTTTCCCTAGAGACTGCCAACTAGTTGTAGACAGTATTCAAGCTAGACTTAAAGAAAAGACTGGAAAAACTGTTGAAGTTATGGTTTATGGGGATGGAGCATTCAAAGACCCAGTAGGTAAGATTTGGGAGCTTGCTGACCCTGTTGTATCTCCTGCTTATACTAAAGGTCTTGAAGGTACACCTAATGAGATCAAGCTAAAATACCTAGCAGATAATAATTTTGCTCACCTAAAAGGCGAGGAATTAAAGAAAGCTATTTCTGAACATATTAAAAACAAGGAATCAAATCTTGTAGGTGCTATGGAGGCACAGGGTACTACTCCTAGAAGACTTACTGACCTTATAGGCTCGCTTTGTGATTTAACTTCTGGTAGTGGAGATAAAGGTACGCCAGTTGTGTATATTCAAGGGTATTTTGATAATTATACAAAATAA
- a CDS encoding YkuS family protein, with protein MKKVGVEKGLRNVADYLSKEGYNVQELSGSIDQNLSRLDNLDCIVTSGLNTDMMGQSATETKTPVVNADGLTPEEVKSMIERQTR; from the coding sequence GTGAAAAAAGTTGGTGTAGAAAAAGGACTAAGAAATGTTGCAGATTATTTAAGTAAAGAAGGTTATAATGTTCAAGAGTTAAGTGGTTCAATAGACCAAAATCTTTCAAGGCTAGATAATCTAGATTGTATAGTAACTTCAGGACTAAATACAGATATGATGGGTCAAAGTGCTACAGAAACCAAGACCCCAGTAGTTAATGCAGATGGATTAACTCCAGAAGAAGTTAAAAGTATGATTGAAAGACAAACAAGATAA
- a CDS encoding P-II family nitrogen regulator, whose translation MTVNNADKSKYSLIITIVKKGLGPSIIDITKNSGADGGTILLGKGIADKNIYQNVLGMDFELERDIILTLVQQEDADNVLDAISSEASLNKPGNGISFIIDVKNHLGITQLLDKWTSKKGGF comes from the coding sequence ATGACAGTAAATAATGCTGATAAAAGTAAATACAGTCTTATCATCACTATAGTAAAGAAGGGTTTAGGCCCTAGTATTATAGACATAACTAAAAATTCAGGTGCAGATGGTGGAACTATTCTTTTAGGTAAAGGAATAGCAGATAAAAATATATATCAGAATGTTTTGGGAATGGACTTTGAGCTAGAAAGAGATATAATACTTACATTAGTCCAGCAGGAAGATGCTGACAATGTATTAGATGCCATTTCAAGTGAAGCAAGCCTAAATAAGCCAGGCAATGGTATTTCATTTATCATAGATGTAAAAAATCACCTTGGTATTACCCAGCTACTTGACAAATGGACAAGTAAGAAGGGGGGGTTCTAA
- a CDS encoding ABC transporter permease subunit, with protein sequence MLNYIKAELYRNFNRLYFWNFVGITSALALLFNILMKVFKPFPNIPNLSMLFQIGIGMLSVPVYLIGLIIDMVIGEEAKNLTLKNAVSFGIPREKIILSKIIAAVTLSFIAAIIMLTVLYGSGVILFGVDGLSLVLVKDFLLRLLAAIPLWIGVISVGTLMGFIFNNNTIYAFVYTFTFALTGTVLKFLSALLSDRIMYIYNILITTQIESLCTLTMIDDNNIQAITSNSLITAISIGIMYIVVFTILSILYFRKKEVK encoded by the coding sequence ATGCTTAATTATATTAAGGCGGAGCTTTATAGGAACTTTAACCGACTATATTTTTGGAATTTTGTAGGGATAACATCTGCTTTAGCATTATTATTTAACATACTAATGAAGGTCTTTAAACCTTTTCCCAATATACCTAATCTATCTATGCTATTTCAAATAGGAATCGGAATGCTTAGTGTGCCAGTTTATTTAATCGGTCTAATAATAGATATGGTAATAGGAGAGGAAGCAAAGAACTTAACTTTAAAAAATGCTGTGTCATTTGGTATTCCTAGAGAAAAAATAATTTTATCAAAAATCATAGCAGCGGTCACTCTTTCTTTTATAGCAGCCATCATTATGCTTACTGTATTATACGGAAGTGGAGTGATATTGTTTGGAGTAGATGGACTTTCCTTAGTTTTAGTTAAAGACTTTTTATTGAGACTATTAGCAGCGATTCCGCTATGGATTGGAGTCATATCAGTAGGTACTTTAATGGGATTTATTTTCAACAACAACACAATATATGCATTTGTATATACTTTTACATTTGCTTTAACAGGAACTGTACTAAAGTTTCTTTCTGCTCTTCTTTCTGATAGAATTATGTATATTTACAATATATTAATTACAACACAGATTGAGAGCTTATGTACCTTAACCATGATAGACGATAATAATATTCAGGCCATAACAAGTAATAGTTTAATTACTGCTATATCAATAGGAATTATGTATATAGTAGTATTCACAATCTTAAGCATACTGTATTTCAGAAAAAAAGAAGTAAAGTAA
- a CDS encoding response regulator transcription factor — MDETKVLVVEDEAPIRKLISINLNRAGFKVLEAESSEEALEIVKESDPMVAVLDVMLPGVDGFTLCSYLRDKSPNMVIIMLTAKGQDTDKINGLEIGADDYMVKPFNPMELIARIKANLRKIHIVNKPSTDVVRLNDMEIDLSAQRFFRKEQEIELTPTEFAIMKMFLQNPDKALSRHDILDLVWGESYFGDIKIVDVNVRRIREKIEDNPSEPKIIETVWGVGYRVRGEK, encoded by the coding sequence ATGGATGAAACAAAAGTATTAGTAGTTGAGGATGAAGCACCTATAAGAAAGCTTATTTCCATTAATTTAAATAGAGCTGGCTTTAAAGTGCTGGAAGCTGAGTCTAGTGAAGAAGCATTAGAAATAGTCAAAGAATCTGATCCTATGGTGGCTGTTCTAGATGTTATGTTGCCAGGAGTTGATGGGTTCACCCTTTGTAGTTATTTACGTGATAAATCTCCTAATATGGTGATTATTATGCTAACTGCTAAAGGTCAAGATACAGATAAAATAAATGGTCTTGAGATCGGGGCTGATGATTATATGGTTAAGCCTTTTAATCCTATGGAGCTAATTGCAAGAATAAAGGCAAACTTAAGAAAAATCCATATTGTCAACAAACCTTCTACTGATGTAGTTAGACTTAATGACATGGAGATTGATTTGTCAGCCCAAAGGTTTTTCAGAAAAGAACAAGAAATAGAGCTAACCCCAACAGAATTTGCTATTATGAAGATGTTTTTACAAAATCCTGATAAAGCATTAAGCAGACATGACATATTAGACTTAGTATGGGGAGAAAGTTATTTTGGTGACATAAAGATAGTTGATGTAAATGTAAGAAGAATCAGAGAAAAAATAGAGGATAATCCTTCTGAACCTAAAATAATTGAGACCGTATGGGGAGTAGGATATAGGGTGCGAGGAGAGAAATAA
- a CDS encoding XdhC/CoxI family protein, with amino-acid sequence MKPINNKKGSIVNKIVLAKDNIDDNPLFNDMSKELREKVIFAFDSGNLQLVEHEGEIILIEPYFSKPRLIILGGGHIAKPLAEFGTKVGFSVVVADDRPSFANPGRFSEADEVICDSFENVFSRLDIRKSDFIVIVTRGHRHDGVCLRNSLSHNTAYLGMIGSKRRVKAMKEELLEEGYPQEQIDSINSPIGLDIGAVTPEEIAISIIAQVISYRRARGKAINKESGMKFNWPEFDEAVVEEMSKDSEVPRALVTIISSKGSVPRKAGAKMIVWLDGRIMGTIGGGCSEASIITIARNTILNNEYTIEHVDMTGQIAEDEGMVCGGIIDVLIESF; translated from the coding sequence ATGAAGCCCATTAATAACAAAAAAGGCTCTATAGTAAATAAAATCGTACTAGCTAAGGATAATATAGACGATAATCCCCTTTTCAATGATATGAGTAAAGAGCTTCGTGAAAAAGTGATTTTTGCTTTTGACTCAGGTAATCTCCAGCTCGTTGAACATGAAGGAGAGATTATTTTAATTGAACCTTACTTTTCAAAACCTAGGTTGATTATTTTAGGTGGAGGACATATTGCCAAACCTTTGGCTGAATTCGGCACTAAAGTTGGTTTTTCTGTGGTCGTTGCAGATGATAGGCCTAGCTTTGCAAACCCTGGTCGTTTTTCTGAAGCAGATGAGGTTATTTGTGATAGCTTTGAAAATGTCTTCTCTCGCCTAGATATTAGAAAATCAGATTTTATTGTTATAGTTACAAGGGGCCATAGGCATGATGGAGTATGCTTACGAAATTCACTCTCCCACAATACTGCCTACTTAGGTATGATTGGTTCTAAGCGTAGGGTAAAAGCTATGAAGGAAGAGTTGCTAGAAGAAGGCTATCCACAAGAGCAAATAGACAGTATTAACTCTCCTATTGGATTAGACATCGGTGCTGTCACTCCTGAAGAAATAGCTATCTCTATAATAGCTCAGGTTATTAGCTATAGAAGGGCTAGAGGCAAAGCTATAAATAAGGAATCTGGTATGAAATTTAACTGGCCTGAGTTTGATGAAGCTGTAGTTGAAGAAATGTCTAAGGATTCAGAAGTCCCTAGAGCACTTGTTACTATTATTTCATCAAAGGGTTCTGTTCCTAGAAAAGCTGGAGCAAAAATGATTGTTTGGCTTGATGGAAGGATTATGGGGACTATTGGTGGAGGCTGTAGTGAAGCAAGTATAATAACTATTGCAAGAAATACAATACTAAATAATGAATATACCATAGAACATGTTGACATGACAGGACAAATAGCTGAAGATGAAGGCATGGTATGTGGTGGAATAATTGATGTACTTATTGAATCTTTTTAA
- a CDS encoding HAMP domain-containing sensor histidine kinase, protein MFIIVITVLTLEIFLINTVKQNYYKNLESNLYNQIKMSTNLYYQYFSDTTLHENVLNNVDTFWRQTSAQVQIIDLDGNIIMDSIGVTSFDSKKMDDVSKALNGEMGKWIGRVDYDTEQVMAISYPLKSGKNIVGVLRFITSLREVNKDIRQISAVFIWFGIVVIITSGFLSIFMAKSIIGPVKEVTAAAEKMALGDFKARSNKKHDDEIGKLSDTLNYMATEILKREQLKTDFISSVSHELRTPLTSIKGWAITLKQGYETKELLMDGLDIIEKESDRLTLMVEELLDFSKFVSGKIALEKQLIDVTRIIEHIKKQLTPRALRDQIDFKVIYEENLPETYSDGNRLKQLFINILDNAFTFTPSGGQVIFSTKYENSNFIFSIEDTGCGIPEEDLPRVKEKFYKGKTSKSKNGIGLSICDEIVSLMNGTLEIKSQLSKGTLVLITIPLEERE, encoded by the coding sequence ATGTTCATAATTGTAATTACAGTATTGACTTTAGAGATATTTCTAATAAATACTGTAAAGCAAAATTATTATAAAAATCTAGAAAGTAACCTTTACAATCAGATAAAAATGTCTACTAACTTATACTATCAATACTTTTCAGATACTACTCTCCATGAAAATGTATTAAATAATGTAGATACTTTTTGGAGACAAACCTCAGCACAGGTTCAGATAATTGATTTAGATGGAAACATTATCATGGATTCCATAGGAGTCACTAGTTTTGATAGTAAGAAAATGGATGATGTAAGTAAGGCCCTTAATGGTGAAATGGGAAAATGGATTGGAAGAGTAGACTACGATACTGAGCAAGTAATGGCCATATCCTATCCTCTTAAATCTGGAAAAAATATTGTGGGAGTTCTTAGATTTATTACTTCATTAAGAGAAGTAAATAAGGATATCAGACAAATATCAGCTGTGTTTATTTGGTTTGGTATAGTAGTCATCATCACCTCAGGCTTTTTAAGCATATTTATGGCGAAATCAATTATTGGTCCAGTAAAGGAAGTAACTGCTGCAGCGGAGAAAATGGCATTAGGAGATTTTAAGGCTAGAAGTAATAAGAAGCACGATGACGAAATTGGGAAGCTTTCTGATACATTGAACTACATGGCAACTGAGATACTCAAAAGAGAACAGTTAAAAACAGATTTTATTTCTTCTGTTTCTCATGAATTGAGAACTCCCCTAACATCCATAAAAGGCTGGGCTATTACCCTAAAGCAGGGCTATGAAACTAAGGAGCTCCTAATGGATGGATTGGATATAATTGAAAAGGAAAGTGATAGGCTTACTTTAATGGTAGAAGAGTTGTTAGACTTTTCAAAGTTTGTATCAGGTAAAATAGCTCTTGAAAAGCAGTTAATTGATGTTACTAGAATTATAGAACATATAAAGAAGCAGTTGACTCCAAGAGCTTTAAGAGATCAAATAGATTTTAAGGTCATTTATGAAGAAAATCTTCCGGAGACTTATTCCGATGGCAATAGATTAAAGCAGCTTTTTATAAATATTTTAGATAATGCATTTACATTTACTCCATCTGGCGGTCAGGTCATATTTAGCACTAAGTATGAGAACTCCAACTTTATTTTTAGTATTGAAGACACAGGCTGCGGGATACCAGAGGAAGATCTACCAAGGGTTAAAGAAAAATTCTATAAAGGGAAAACGAGCAAATCTAAAAATGGAATTGGCTTATCTATTTGTGATGAAATAGTATCATTAATGAATGGTACTTTAGAGATAAAAAGTCAGCTTAGTAAAGGAACTTTAGTTTTGATCACAATTCCTTTAGAGGAGCGTGAATAG
- a CDS encoding amidase family protein, producing MSIENVGFTLEEATISSVHEAMKRGELTCRQLVEMYIKRIEAYDKKGPSLNSVIMINPKALEIADELDKKFKESGFTGTLHGIPVLLKDNVDTGDMPTTAGSLSLEGVVPEDDAFITKKLKEAGAVIIAKANLHEFAVWGETVSSILGQTINPYDLTRTPGGSSGGTGAGIAANFGIIGIGTDTINSVRSPSSACSLVGLRPTVGLVSRDGIVPYSMTQDTAGPIMRTVEDAARVLDVIAGYDPADPQTAWSIGHIPETYTAFLNKDGLKGKRIGVLKSAFGTKDIHQEVNEVINNSLEEMKKNGATLVPIEENIDTDKLVKEVSVHLYDLKAHLNVYLQDLGSRAEVNSLADVIASGKYHEGIEENIKFAETLDIGTPEYNERLIKRAQLRDQVMRIMAEHNLDAIVYPHQKRPVVKVGQPQAERNGVIGSVTGFPSCVVPAGFTKPTDTAPIGVPVGLEILCREWDEGRLIEIAYGFEQATHFRKAPVSVPCLEG from the coding sequence GTGAGTATAGAAAACGTAGGATTTACATTAGAAGAAGCGACAATATCATCAGTCCACGAGGCAATGAAAAGAGGAGAACTAACTTGCCGTCAACTAGTAGAGATGTATATAAAGAGAATAGAAGCATATGACAAAAAGGGACCTTCTCTTAACTCGGTAATTATGATAAACCCAAAGGCTTTAGAAATAGCAGATGAACTAGATAAAAAGTTCAAAGAATCAGGCTTTACAGGAACGCTACACGGAATACCAGTATTATTAAAGGACAACGTAGATACAGGTGATATGCCGACTACAGCAGGTTCTTTAAGCTTAGAAGGTGTAGTTCCAGAGGATGACGCTTTCATTACTAAAAAGCTAAAGGAAGCAGGTGCAGTTATAATTGCCAAAGCGAACCTCCACGAATTTGCAGTGTGGGGCGAAACAGTTAGTTCTATATTAGGTCAAACTATAAATCCATACGATTTAACTAGAACACCTGGAGGTTCAAGCGGTGGAACAGGAGCAGGTATAGCTGCTAACTTCGGAATCATAGGAATAGGAACTGATACCATTAACTCAGTGCGTTCTCCTTCTTCAGCTTGTAGCTTAGTTGGACTTAGACCAACTGTTGGATTAGTAAGCAGGGATGGTATAGTGCCTTATTCAATGACTCAAGATACTGCTGGACCAATTATGCGTACAGTAGAAGATGCTGCTAGAGTATTAGATGTAATAGCTGGATACGATCCTGCTGATCCACAGACAGCTTGGTCCATAGGACATATTCCTGAAACATATACAGCTTTTTTAAACAAGGACGGATTAAAAGGAAAGAGAATAGGAGTATTAAAAAGCGCCTTTGGTACTAAGGACATACATCAAGAGGTAAATGAAGTAATCAACAACAGCCTAGAAGAAATGAAGAAAAATGGAGCTACATTAGTACCTATTGAAGAAAACATAGATACAGATAAGCTTGTTAAAGAGGTAAGTGTTCATCTTTATGATTTAAAAGCTCATTTAAATGTATACTTACAGGATTTAGGCTCACGTGCAGAGGTAAATTCCCTAGCAGATGTTATTGCATCAGGTAAATACCATGAAGGAATAGAAGAGAATATTAAGTTTGCAGAAACTTTAGATATAGGTACTCCAGAATATAACGAAAGACTTATTAAGAGAGCTCAGCTTAGAGACCAAGTCATGAGAATCATGGCAGAACATAACTTAGATGCAATAGTATATCCACATCAAAAAAGACCAGTAGTCAAAGTTGGACAGCCACAAGCAGAGAGAAATGGAGTAATAGGCTCAGTAACAGGCTTCCCATCCTGTGTAGTACCGGCAGGCTTCACAAAGCCAACAGATACAGCACCTATTGGAGTACCAGT
- a CDS encoding LysR family transcriptional regulator: MSIKLDLYKIFCEVAKYNSFSKAAKALYMTQPAVSQTISQLERELGVRLFTRVPKGVILTNEGKQLFEYVNSAINLIHVGEKKLIETKNLTSGELKIGVGDTISRYFLLPYLESFHSQYPNIKLKIINRTTLELCDLLKSGEIDIAICNLPIEDSSIEVRELMAIHDVFVYGEDYKDRLSMPMSIEELIGFPLILLEPNSNSRQYVENFMLSKGMKIEPEIELGSHELLLEFAKINLGISCVIKEFSYEYLHNGLLYEVQLIEEIPERSIGVCSLKSVSLSPSSTKFVEILEDERDR, encoded by the coding sequence ATGTCTATTAAACTAGATCTATATAAAATATTTTGTGAAGTAGCTAAGTATAATAGCTTTTCAAAGGCTGCAAAAGCACTTTATATGACGCAGCCTGCTGTTAGTCAAACAATTTCACAGCTTGAGCGTGAATTAGGGGTACGACTTTTTACTAGAGTTCCAAAGGGGGTCATACTTACAAACGAAGGTAAGCAGTTATTTGAGTATGTAAATTCAGCTATTAATCTAATTCATGTAGGGGAAAAGAAGCTTATTGAAACCAAAAATTTGACATCAGGAGAGTTGAAAATAGGGGTTGGAGACACTATTTCACGCTATTTTTTATTACCATATCTTGAAAGTTTTCATAGTCAGTATCCAAATATTAAATTAAAAATTATTAATCGTACAACTTTAGAGCTTTGTGATTTACTAAAATCTGGAGAAATAGATATAGCAATATGTAATTTGCCTATTGAAGACTCATCTATAGAAGTAAGGGAATTGATGGCCATTCATGATGTTTTTGTTTATGGAGAAGACTATAAGGACAGATTGTCTATGCCTATGAGTATTGAGGAATTAATAGGATTCCCATTAATATTACTTGAGCCTAACTCTAATTCAAGGCAATATGTAGAGAACTTTATGTTATCAAAGGGCATGAAGATAGAACCTGAAATAGAACTGGGTTCCCATGAGTTATTGCTAGAGTTTGCAAAGATTAACTTAGGCATATCCTGTGTAATTAAGGAGTTTTCTTATGAATACTTACATAATGGTCTACTCTACGAGGTACAGCTAATCGAAGAGATTCCTGAAAGAAGCATAGGTGTATGCTCTTTAAAAAGTGTGTCACTCTCACCTTCTTCAACTAAATTTGTAGAGATATTAGAAGATGAGAGAGATAGATAA
- a CDS encoding DUF4163 domain-containing protein — protein MKRKPFKKVMILALTAVVSLSTIGCQPSVKAETYKVAREDIQVNEEALNISEENIEGEVKIPSMLNLSDSVVQDKINATLKDDIMSFVDSQKYLGEHYKEGNDPSKLLIDVSSEITFKGQDLVSILILKQSKYEENYTYKIKTAYTFDLNTGKNISLDKLINGNEDYRETIRSYIEKNYKEKSNIRKSDIKDNQYYLRDGKLYIFFNGYGFDEEVNDKDQYHVPFEIFKEGVDLQPKLEPYAVELSAKRIKESNEYFETDMNIPVVSGLKDEKVQGIINKRFEEDALEFKNKIEGFAKEAYEESLKEGFTYYKYSANITFEEKRNQGEIVSIYVVYHQYTGGAHGMYYPVTYNIDLKTGNLIALKDLFYEGTDYIGILDSKVREQIQAINEEEKAFVEKSGKEDSFYSYYEGYEGINEDQLYYLTDDKLGIYFGLYEIAPYAEGIPTFEIPLEDLKEYMEPIE, from the coding sequence TTGAAAAGGAAACCATTTAAAAAAGTAATGATTTTAGCACTAACAGCAGTAGTCTCACTATCAACTATAGGCTGTCAACCTTCTGTCAAAGCAGAAACCTATAAGGTGGCTAGGGAAGATATTCAAGTAAATGAAGAAGCATTGAATATTTCAGAAGAAAATATAGAAGGAGAAGTAAAGATTCCAAGTATGTTAAACCTATCTGATAGCGTGGTCCAAGATAAGATAAATGCCACACTTAAAGATGACATTATGAGTTTTGTTGATAGTCAGAAGTATTTAGGCGAGCACTATAAAGAAGGTAATGACCCTTCAAAGTTGTTGATAGATGTAAGCTCAGAGATTACCTTTAAAGGTCAAGATCTGGTGAGTATATTAATTTTAAAACAGTCTAAGTATGAAGAAAACTATACATATAAAATAAAGACTGCATATACATTTGACTTAAACACAGGTAAAAATATTTCTCTAGATAAACTTATTAATGGTAATGAAGACTACAGAGAAACTATTAGAAGCTATATTGAAAAGAACTATAAGGAAAAAAGTAATATAAGAAAATCGGATATTAAAGATAACCAATACTATTTACGAGATGGAAAGCTATATATATTCTTTAATGGGTATGGTTTTGATGAAGAAGTTAATGATAAGGATCAGTACCATGTACCTTTTGAGATTTTTAAAGAAGGAGTAGACCTTCAGCCAAAATTAGAGCCTTATGCAGTAGAATTAAGTGCTAAAAGGATTAAAGAATCAAATGAATACTTTGAGACAGATATGAATATTCCAGTTGTTTCAGGGTTAAAGGATGAGAAGGTACAGGGTATTATTAATAAAAGATTTGAAGAGGATGCTTTAGAATTCAAAAATAAGATTGAAGGCTTTGCAAAGGAAGCCTATGAGGAATCACTAAAGGAAGGATTTACATATTATAAGTATTCTGCAAATATAACATTTGAGGAAAAAAGGAATCAAGGGGAGATAGTTAGCATATATGTTGTCTACCATCAATACACAGGTGGGGCTCATGGAATGTATTATCCAGTCACCTATAACATTGATTTAAAAACAGGAAATCTTATTGCACTGAAGGACCTATTTTATGAAGGAACTGACTATATAGGAATACTTGATAGTAAGGTAAGAGAGCAAATCCAAGCAATTAACGAAGAGGAGAAAGCTTTCGTGGAAAAATCAGGAAAAGAAGATAGCTTCTATTCTTATTATGAAGGTTATGAAGGAATAAATGAAGATCAATTATATTATTTGACTGATGATAAATTAGGAATATACTTTGGTCTGTATGAGATTGCTCCTTATGCAGAGGGCATACCTACATTTGAAATTCCTTTAGAGGATTTAAAGGAATATATGGAGCCAATAGAATAG
- a CDS encoding HAMP domain-containing sensor histidine kinase, which yields MEILLIIILAAFAGVFAILYFLLRKEIKNIAFQLNIINRSNTNSNIKLLSSVKAASGLALEINKTLDEKRKSEIEHKRMDTELRQAIANMSHDLRTPLTSIMGYIQLMEDDNLSSEEKKEYADIVKKRAESLQILISSFYDLSRLEAKEYKFELKSLNLANVLYDLIASFYKDFSNKNIEPIIDVNEKAALVIADENAVIRIFSNLLQNALKYGDKCVFISLKQDNDYVITTFTNDAPDLSEEDSKHLFERFFTVDRTRTGASTGLGLAITKQLVEQMGHNMSIELSNGMLSIIIKWKTLT from the coding sequence GTGGAAATATTATTAATAATAATTTTAGCAGCTTTTGCAGGCGTATTTGCCATCCTATACTTTCTTTTAAGAAAGGAAATAAAAAATATTGCTTTCCAATTAAATATAATAAATCGAAGTAATACCAATTCAAATATTAAACTTCTTTCATCAGTTAAGGCAGCATCAGGATTAGCATTAGAAATAAATAAAACTCTAGACGAAAAGCGAAAATCAGAAATTGAGCATAAAAGAATGGATACTGAGCTAAGGCAGGCCATCGCAAATATGTCACATGATTTACGTACTCCTCTCACTTCTATAATGGGTTACATACAGCTTATGGAAGATGATAACTTATCTAGTGAGGAGAAGAAGGAATATGCTGATATAGTTAAGAAAAGAGCAGAATCATTGCAGATTTTAATATCTAGCTTTTATGATTTATCTAGGCTTGAAGCAAAGGAATACAAATTTGAGCTTAAATCCCTTAATTTAGCTAATGTATTATATGATTTGATAGCATCCTTTTATAAGGATTTTTCAAACAAGAATATAGAGCCGATTATAGATGTAAATGAGAAAGCTGCTTTAGTAATTGCAGACGAAAATGCAGTGATAAGGATTTTCTCAAATTTACTACAGAATGCGTTAAAGTATGGTGATAAATGTGTTTTCATATCGCTAAAACAAGATAATGACTATGTTATAACAACCTTTACTAATGATGCTCCTGATTTAAGTGAAGAAGATAGCAAGCATTTATTCGAACGGTTTTTTACGGTTGATAGAACAAGAACCGGAGCCAGTACAGGACTTGGCCTTGCTATAACAAAACAATTAGTTGAGCAAATGGGGCATAATATGTCAATTGAATTATCAAATGGCATGCTTAGCATAATAATAAAATGGAAAACTTTAACATGA